Proteins found in one Venturia canescens isolate UGA chromosome 8, ASM1945775v1, whole genome shotgun sequence genomic segment:
- the LOC122415323 gene encoding F-box only protein 6-like isoform X1 yields the protein MSVLMGQILEGTMEENVPQIEDEDGNNGLILGEKYLPQELITEILCWVDHKSLLSSQLVCKRWKALMETYVWRKKAELTLGRSLKMLKNVPWQLFYVICKKQPFDRNLLKNHSGENGVDKHWKILCQGGDHWKVECPPLGVPALPSEIAGSGEKQHCFVTSYYTCRKQQVVKLADEGLTPQLLDVLQPPIVVSEWYSSRWDCPATYECIVKLIGKKKKVLDSFEFQRSIENNLQDTWHQMKHEFRNYGPGLEQIIFQHAGSDNLFWAGHYGSKMTRASIVIKLPEAHNSDSIKVDCKTGVPENESNTYHHHRNSQNQNSFSRRPSLEIDEID from the exons ATGTCAGT CCTCATGGGTCAAATTCTCGAAGGAACCATGGAGGAGAATGTGCCTCAAATTGAAGACGAGGACGGCAATAATGGTTTGATATtaggagaaaaatatttgccgCAAGAACTCATAACAGAGATTCTTTGTTGGGTGGATCACAAATCGTTATTGAGTAGTCAACTTGTTTGCAAGAGATGGAAGGCCTTGATGGAAACCTAcgtgtggagaaaaaaagccGAACTAACGTTAGGTCGttctttgaaaatgttgaagaaTGTACCTTGGCAATTGTTTTATGTAATTTGCAAAAAACAACCATTCGATCGTAATCttctgaaaaatcattcggGTGAAAACGGTGTAGACAAACATTGGAAAATCCTGTGCCAGGGCGGTGATCACTGGAAAGTTGAGTGTCCACCACTCGGAGTTCCAGCTCTGCCGAGCGAAATTGCTGGTAGTGGTGAAAAACAACATTGTTTTGTAACCTCTTATTACACCTGCAGAAAGCAACAAGTCGTCAAGTTGGCCGACGAAGGACTCACCCCGCAATTACTTGACGTACTGCAACCACCCATTGTG GTTAGCGAATGGTACAGCAGCCGGTGGGATTGTCCAGCGACTTACGAGTGCATCGTTAAGTTAATCggcaagaagaaaaaagttttggaTTCGTTCGAATTTCAGAGATCAATAGAAAATAATCTGCAAGACACGTGGCATCAa ATGAAACACGAGTTCCGGAATTACGGTCCAGGTTTGGAACAAATAATCTTCCAACATGCTGGATCAGACAATTTGTTTTGGGCCGGTCACTACGGCAGCAAAATGACGAGGGCCTCGATAGTGATTAAATTACCTGAAGCACATAATTCCGATTCGATCAAAGTTGACTGTAAAACGGGCGTTCCTGAGAATGAGTCTAATacttatcatcatcatcgtaattctcaaaatcaaaataGTTTTTCGAGAAGACCAAGCTTAGAAATAGATGAAATAGATTAA
- the LOC122415323 gene encoding F-box only protein 6-like isoform X2, producing MGQILEGTMEENVPQIEDEDGNNGLILGEKYLPQELITEILCWVDHKSLLSSQLVCKRWKALMETYVWRKKAELTLGRSLKMLKNVPWQLFYVICKKQPFDRNLLKNHSGENGVDKHWKILCQGGDHWKVECPPLGVPALPSEIAGSGEKQHCFVTSYYTCRKQQVVKLADEGLTPQLLDVLQPPIVVSEWYSSRWDCPATYECIVKLIGKKKKVLDSFEFQRSIENNLQDTWHQMKHEFRNYGPGLEQIIFQHAGSDNLFWAGHYGSKMTRASIVIKLPEAHNSDSIKVDCKTGVPENESNTYHHHRNSQNQNSFSRRPSLEIDEID from the exons ATGGGTCAAATTCTCGAAGGAACCATGGAGGAGAATGTGCCTCAAATTGAAGACGAGGACGGCAATAATGGTTTGATATtaggagaaaaatatttgccgCAAGAACTCATAACAGAGATTCTTTGTTGGGTGGATCACAAATCGTTATTGAGTAGTCAACTTGTTTGCAAGAGATGGAAGGCCTTGATGGAAACCTAcgtgtggagaaaaaaagccGAACTAACGTTAGGTCGttctttgaaaatgttgaagaaTGTACCTTGGCAATTGTTTTATGTAATTTGCAAAAAACAACCATTCGATCGTAATCttctgaaaaatcattcggGTGAAAACGGTGTAGACAAACATTGGAAAATCCTGTGCCAGGGCGGTGATCACTGGAAAGTTGAGTGTCCACCACTCGGAGTTCCAGCTCTGCCGAGCGAAATTGCTGGTAGTGGTGAAAAACAACATTGTTTTGTAACCTCTTATTACACCTGCAGAAAGCAACAAGTCGTCAAGTTGGCCGACGAAGGACTCACCCCGCAATTACTTGACGTACTGCAACCACCCATTGTG GTTAGCGAATGGTACAGCAGCCGGTGGGATTGTCCAGCGACTTACGAGTGCATCGTTAAGTTAATCggcaagaagaaaaaagttttggaTTCGTTCGAATTTCAGAGATCAATAGAAAATAATCTGCAAGACACGTGGCATCAa ATGAAACACGAGTTCCGGAATTACGGTCCAGGTTTGGAACAAATAATCTTCCAACATGCTGGATCAGACAATTTGTTTTGGGCCGGTCACTACGGCAGCAAAATGACGAGGGCCTCGATAGTGATTAAATTACCTGAAGCACATAATTCCGATTCGATCAAAGTTGACTGTAAAACGGGCGTTCCTGAGAATGAGTCTAATacttatcatcatcatcgtaattctcaaaatcaaaataGTTTTTCGAGAAGACCAAGCTTAGAAATAGATGAAATAGATTAA
- the in gene encoding protein inturned isoform X2: protein MNGSENKNLLKSQDRRVNQMANESCDRRDDDDNDWWASDSGSSTGSYYSDSESSAAEWESEISPTGEVFYIESLPKSGESEDKSLKNESESPVPELIRRRSTRAGKLMRLIRRRESKRYSTRGKKTKNISGGKHADGNQHKEGNGNKEVTFRDCQAGEIREVTLAIDPEKRHKLGRRATLCEAYLGISPGDFSDKIRVMVAGFIPDGEAMRNKNIKIGDWLRSINSRQVTSQNLEHILSEISSPTTVKLELQRVAGVEVTAEPSVNNFPKVRRLVDKEASRALMESLFEEPFGVIYLKTTGLSETGPELQGVVYTYPRSELKTGNNYLCKARGAFVTLNHMLPEITGSTPQTSTIFHAGQQVYVLYIPRGEELFLMALPESSYSLQEACMLSRGVVQTLEFCYQSLTKCFENEENHSSLDHFFNLFFTPSSNEIDCNDVVSKSANELSNFCKNNRCEFETIFPAAHFIKLPRDAQIQIDAALNEMEAMDYRDWNEDPMDCQRLYTILGSCLYHKSYLLASHLPHEDLIQVHLFLRQNRLLNLVENEATKLLVVWRRVYPLSCQKGVNNEPEMQSFEFEAKFYLLVVGFGHELLAVILECGGCTAETNDVEGPDIFYVEEAQETLKHIQKIGISTLANKWVLANARPETMDFNDRESVKTSSTIAENILGLIKSSEVQNSSPRASSGTVGRKKTQEVTSILKRRSPEQSPIMSGSVSVYSLQTSEDSMSQGTGAVSEMSDEAAPILGRRATRERNIGSSRHSDDSDSDVDMYRNDSQMSTMDISDIRENLLNQAEYIVPTKLTAGEKNCLLHYVHLDVLEGLLLSSRTIENPMKNEKIVKNFNRYAHAIHKLLDNTVRFKKIVNEDVDKTLMNKNLIAIKEHGVLFDFENTSYWVVGRLYAAPEPKEFYVCYEDSVPQNIVEMAFKLNASWN from the exons ATGAATGGAtccgaaaataaaaacttgttaaAAAGTCAGGATCGACGGGTCAATCAAATGGCTAATGAAAGTTGCGATAGACGCGACGATGACGACAATGATTGGTGGGCTAGTGATAGCGGATCTAGCACCGGATCTTATTATTCCGATAGCGAAAg TTCGGCAGCCGAATGGGAATCGGAAATAAGTCCAACTGGCGAAGTTTTCTACATAGAATCTCTACCGAAGAGTGGAGAATCTGAGgataaatcattgaaaaacgaGTCTGAATCCCCGGTACCGGAGTTAATCAGAAGACGCAGTACAAGAGCTGGAAAATTAATGCGTCTCATTAGACGACGCGAGAGCAAGCGTTACAGCAcaagggggaaaaaaacgaagaatatTAGTGGAGGGAAACACGCTGATGGTAATCAGCACAAAGAGGGAAATGGAAATAAAGAAGTCACTTTTCGTGATTGTCAg GCCGGTGAGATTAGAGAAGTAACATTGGCGATAGATCCGGAAAAACGTCATAAGCTGGGTCGACGTGCGACGCTTTGCGAGGCTTATTTAGGAATTAGTCCAGGAGACTTTTCCGACAAAATTCGTGTCATGGTCGCAGGTTTTATACCCGATGGCGAGGCAATGAGAAACAAAAACATCAAAATCGGCGACTGGCTAAGAAGCATCAATTCTCGACAAGTTACCTCACAGAATTTGGAACATATACTTTCAGAAATATCGTCGCCAACGACG GTTAAACTAGAGTTGCAAAGAGTTGCTGGAGTCGAGGTAACGGCCGAGCCATCTGTGAATAATTTCCCAAAA GTACGTCGATTGGTAGATAAAGAAGCGAGTAGAGCCTTGATGGAAAGCCTATTTGAAGAACCGTTTGGTGTGATATACTTAAAAACTACGGGTCTTTCGGAAACTGGACCAGAATTGCAAGGGGTCGTGTACACTTATCCACGATCGGAGCTTAAAACAGGAAATAATTATTTGTGCAAAGCCAGAGGTGCGTTCGTGACTCTCAATCACATGTTGCCAGAAATTACGGGATCGACACCACAgac TTCGACTATATTTCACGCTGGTCAACAAGTTTACGTTCTTTATATTCCTCGTGgtgaagaattatttttaatggcACTACCGGAATCTTCGTACAGTCTCCAGGAAGCTTGTATGCTCAGTAGAGGCGTCGTTCAAACATTAGAATTCTGTTATCAAAGTTTAACGAAATGTTTcgagaatgaagaaaatcatTCATCGCTCGATCATTTCTTCAATctatttttcaccccttctTCAAACGAGATCGATTGCAATGATGTCGTTTCAAAAAGTGCAAACGAGTTGAgtaatttttgcaaaaataaccgttgcgaatttgaaacgatttttcccGCCGCTCATTTTATTAAACTGCCACGAGACGCTCAGATTCAAATCGACGCTGCGCTCAATGAAATGGAAGCAATGGATTATCGAGATTGg aacGAGGATCCAATGGACTGCCAAAGATTATACACGATATTGGGAAGTTGTTTATACCACAAAAGTTATCTTCTGGCCTCGCATTTACCTCACGAGGATCTCATCCAAGTGCATTTGTTTCTGCGTCAAAATCGTTTGCTCAATTTGGTAGAAAATGAGGCAACGAAATTGCTCGTCGTGTGGCGACGAGTTTATCCCTTATCTTGTCAAAAAGGGGTGAATAATGAGCCAGAAATGCAAAGCTTTGAGTTCGaggcaaaattttatttactcgTAGTTGGATTTGGGCATGAATTATTGGCAGTTATTCTCGAATGTGGAGGCTGCACCGCGGA aaccaATGACGTAGAAGGTCCAGACATTTTTTACGTCGAAGAAGCACAGGAGACCTTGAAGCACATACAAAAAATTGGGATCTCAACTTTAGCTAATAAATGGGTGTTGGCGAACGCGAGACCGGAAACGATGGATTTCAATGACCGCGAAAGTGTCAAAACCTCGTCGACAATAGCTGAAAACATTTTGGGCCTCATTAAATCGTCTGAGGTCCAAAACTCTTCACCAAGAGCTAGTTCCGGCACTGTGGGACGCAAAAAAACACAGGAAGTCACCTCGATTCTCAAACGACGAAGCCCAGAACAGAGTCCAATTATGTCGGGATCGG TTTCTGTATATTCTCTGCAAACATCAGAAGATTCGATGAGTCAAGGTACGGGAGCAGTGAGTGAAATGAGCGACGAAGCTGCTCCAATATTAGGAAGAAGAgcaacgagagagagaaacatcGGTTCGTCCAGACATTCCGACGACAGCGATTCGGACGTTGATATGTATAGA aacGATAGCCAGATGAGTACAATGGATATTTCGGATATTCGTGAGAATCTTTTAAACCAGGCAGAATATATAGTACCAACGAAGTTGACAgcaggggaaaaaaattgtttacttCACTACGTGCATCTCGACGTCCTCGAAGGTTTACTTTTGTCCTCGAGAACGATCGAAAATCcaatgaagaatgaaaaaatcgtgaaaaactttaatCGTTACGCGCACGCGATTCACAAATTGTTGGATAATACGGTTCGTTTCAAGAAAATAGTGAACGAGGATGTGGACAAAACGTTGATGAACAAAAATCTTATTGCAATTAAAGAACACGGTGTGCtgtttgattttgaaaatacgaGTTATTGGGTCGTCGGCAGATTGTACGCCGCACCCGAACCCAAAGAATTTTATGTTTGTTATGAGGATTCCGTGCCTCAAAATATCGTCGAAATGGCTTTCAAACTCAATGCTTCCTGGAACTAG
- the in gene encoding protein inturned isoform X1 gives MNGSENKNLLKSQDRRVNQMANESCDRRDDDDNDWWASDSGSSTGSYYSDSESSAAEWESEISPTGEVFYIESLPKSGESEDKSLKNESESPVPELIRRRSTRAGKLMRLIRRRESKRYSTRGKKTKNISGGKHADGNQHKEGNGNKEVTFRDCQAGEIREVTLAIDPEKRHKLGRRATLCEAYLGISPGDFSDKIRVMVAGFIPDGEAMRNKNIKIGDWLRSINSRQVTSQNLEHILSEISSPTTVKLELQRVAGVEVTAEPSVNNFPKQSPKVRRLVDKEASRALMESLFEEPFGVIYLKTTGLSETGPELQGVVYTYPRSELKTGNNYLCKARGAFVTLNHMLPEITGSTPQTSTIFHAGQQVYVLYIPRGEELFLMALPESSYSLQEACMLSRGVVQTLEFCYQSLTKCFENEENHSSLDHFFNLFFTPSSNEIDCNDVVSKSANELSNFCKNNRCEFETIFPAAHFIKLPRDAQIQIDAALNEMEAMDYRDWNEDPMDCQRLYTILGSCLYHKSYLLASHLPHEDLIQVHLFLRQNRLLNLVENEATKLLVVWRRVYPLSCQKGVNNEPEMQSFEFEAKFYLLVVGFGHELLAVILECGGCTAETNDVEGPDIFYVEEAQETLKHIQKIGISTLANKWVLANARPETMDFNDRESVKTSSTIAENILGLIKSSEVQNSSPRASSGTVGRKKTQEVTSILKRRSPEQSPIMSGSVSVYSLQTSEDSMSQGTGAVSEMSDEAAPILGRRATRERNIGSSRHSDDSDSDVDMYRNDSQMSTMDISDIRENLLNQAEYIVPTKLTAGEKNCLLHYVHLDVLEGLLLSSRTIENPMKNEKIVKNFNRYAHAIHKLLDNTVRFKKIVNEDVDKTLMNKNLIAIKEHGVLFDFENTSYWVVGRLYAAPEPKEFYVCYEDSVPQNIVEMAFKLNASWN, from the exons ATGAATGGAtccgaaaataaaaacttgttaaAAAGTCAGGATCGACGGGTCAATCAAATGGCTAATGAAAGTTGCGATAGACGCGACGATGACGACAATGATTGGTGGGCTAGTGATAGCGGATCTAGCACCGGATCTTATTATTCCGATAGCGAAAg TTCGGCAGCCGAATGGGAATCGGAAATAAGTCCAACTGGCGAAGTTTTCTACATAGAATCTCTACCGAAGAGTGGAGAATCTGAGgataaatcattgaaaaacgaGTCTGAATCCCCGGTACCGGAGTTAATCAGAAGACGCAGTACAAGAGCTGGAAAATTAATGCGTCTCATTAGACGACGCGAGAGCAAGCGTTACAGCAcaagggggaaaaaaacgaagaatatTAGTGGAGGGAAACACGCTGATGGTAATCAGCACAAAGAGGGAAATGGAAATAAAGAAGTCACTTTTCGTGATTGTCAg GCCGGTGAGATTAGAGAAGTAACATTGGCGATAGATCCGGAAAAACGTCATAAGCTGGGTCGACGTGCGACGCTTTGCGAGGCTTATTTAGGAATTAGTCCAGGAGACTTTTCCGACAAAATTCGTGTCATGGTCGCAGGTTTTATACCCGATGGCGAGGCAATGAGAAACAAAAACATCAAAATCGGCGACTGGCTAAGAAGCATCAATTCTCGACAAGTTACCTCACAGAATTTGGAACATATACTTTCAGAAATATCGTCGCCAACGACG GTTAAACTAGAGTTGCAAAGAGTTGCTGGAGTCGAGGTAACGGCCGAGCCATCTGTGAATAATTTCCCAAAA CAATCTCCGAAGGTACGTCGATTGGTAGATAAAGAAGCGAGTAGAGCCTTGATGGAAAGCCTATTTGAAGAACCGTTTGGTGTGATATACTTAAAAACTACGGGTCTTTCGGAAACTGGACCAGAATTGCAAGGGGTCGTGTACACTTATCCACGATCGGAGCTTAAAACAGGAAATAATTATTTGTGCAAAGCCAGAGGTGCGTTCGTGACTCTCAATCACATGTTGCCAGAAATTACGGGATCGACACCACAgac TTCGACTATATTTCACGCTGGTCAACAAGTTTACGTTCTTTATATTCCTCGTGgtgaagaattatttttaatggcACTACCGGAATCTTCGTACAGTCTCCAGGAAGCTTGTATGCTCAGTAGAGGCGTCGTTCAAACATTAGAATTCTGTTATCAAAGTTTAACGAAATGTTTcgagaatgaagaaaatcatTCATCGCTCGATCATTTCTTCAATctatttttcaccccttctTCAAACGAGATCGATTGCAATGATGTCGTTTCAAAAAGTGCAAACGAGTTGAgtaatttttgcaaaaataaccgttgcgaatttgaaacgatttttcccGCCGCTCATTTTATTAAACTGCCACGAGACGCTCAGATTCAAATCGACGCTGCGCTCAATGAAATGGAAGCAATGGATTATCGAGATTGg aacGAGGATCCAATGGACTGCCAAAGATTATACACGATATTGGGAAGTTGTTTATACCACAAAAGTTATCTTCTGGCCTCGCATTTACCTCACGAGGATCTCATCCAAGTGCATTTGTTTCTGCGTCAAAATCGTTTGCTCAATTTGGTAGAAAATGAGGCAACGAAATTGCTCGTCGTGTGGCGACGAGTTTATCCCTTATCTTGTCAAAAAGGGGTGAATAATGAGCCAGAAATGCAAAGCTTTGAGTTCGaggcaaaattttatttactcgTAGTTGGATTTGGGCATGAATTATTGGCAGTTATTCTCGAATGTGGAGGCTGCACCGCGGA aaccaATGACGTAGAAGGTCCAGACATTTTTTACGTCGAAGAAGCACAGGAGACCTTGAAGCACATACAAAAAATTGGGATCTCAACTTTAGCTAATAAATGGGTGTTGGCGAACGCGAGACCGGAAACGATGGATTTCAATGACCGCGAAAGTGTCAAAACCTCGTCGACAATAGCTGAAAACATTTTGGGCCTCATTAAATCGTCTGAGGTCCAAAACTCTTCACCAAGAGCTAGTTCCGGCACTGTGGGACGCAAAAAAACACAGGAAGTCACCTCGATTCTCAAACGACGAAGCCCAGAACAGAGTCCAATTATGTCGGGATCGG TTTCTGTATATTCTCTGCAAACATCAGAAGATTCGATGAGTCAAGGTACGGGAGCAGTGAGTGAAATGAGCGACGAAGCTGCTCCAATATTAGGAAGAAGAgcaacgagagagagaaacatcGGTTCGTCCAGACATTCCGACGACAGCGATTCGGACGTTGATATGTATAGA aacGATAGCCAGATGAGTACAATGGATATTTCGGATATTCGTGAGAATCTTTTAAACCAGGCAGAATATATAGTACCAACGAAGTTGACAgcaggggaaaaaaattgtttacttCACTACGTGCATCTCGACGTCCTCGAAGGTTTACTTTTGTCCTCGAGAACGATCGAAAATCcaatgaagaatgaaaaaatcgtgaaaaactttaatCGTTACGCGCACGCGATTCACAAATTGTTGGATAATACGGTTCGTTTCAAGAAAATAGTGAACGAGGATGTGGACAAAACGTTGATGAACAAAAATCTTATTGCAATTAAAGAACACGGTGTGCtgtttgattttgaaaatacgaGTTATTGGGTCGTCGGCAGATTGTACGCCGCACCCGAACCCAAAGAATTTTATGTTTGTTATGAGGATTCCGTGCCTCAAAATATCGTCGAAATGGCTTTCAAACTCAATGCTTCCTGGAACTAG